A window of Plutella xylostella chromosome 19, ilPluXylo3.1, whole genome shotgun sequence contains these coding sequences:
- the LOC105384037 gene encoding E3 ubiquitin-protein ligase Nedd-4, whose product MRDRSSSTMHNIRPMDLILESGHAEYPHRQRSRSSSWSWRRHNVLSLRPEPRYSLQHETEQNSFLLRLKVVGAYSLAKKDIFGASDPYVRVELQTVEGDVTIETFLTKTKKKTLNPVWNQEFIFRVKPAEHKLLIQVFDENRLTRDDFLGMAEVPLAAVEAEPAGAPRPAPVKYPLKPRRSVARSRVRGHIEVYHALIGRVSDVIALGTTEDAPPSSNEDWELVEPTTQRGDVQPVALAASPVDDDDWELVDANTIGGDPLPSGWEERQDANGRTYYVNHIARSTQWERPTLTRNVSSESHSERMENAATEFQRRFHISNDSNERAEQPAQTPPAQPQEEVNNRSGESNSSEATPFSTPIRTPEPDPETETEAVPDSPENDPDLPDHDTAVPDHAGPATDDTPEQTEPENPETTSISNGNDCDNNNLRDTAEDDDVVCANERATETETAEQTETETAQENSDTNTNNETVQDETDSRAIDNQTDAVSNEEANPQSTDEVDADADRGEPDGVAEENQEVLEVDNELLTFDENHFSTPIQGTPQRSPRQRRRRTTDSSVDSEDEADARSTDSTRSSASSAPSQPLPNSEGLPTGWSMQKAPNGRIFFIDHNAKTTTWIDPRTGCASSLPHVAAGRAGDADSLGALPEGWEERVHSDGRIFFIDHNTRTTQWEDPRLSNPQIAGPAVPYSRDYKRKYEYLKSQLRKPSNVPNKFEIKVRRSSILEDSYRIISSVSRLDLLKTKLWVEFESEVGLDYGGLAREWFFLLSKEMFNPYYGLFEYSAMDNYTLQINPSSGVCNEQHLHYFTFIGRVAGMAMYHGKLLDAFFIRPFYKMMLGKQIELQDMESVDLEYYNSLMWIKENDPSELELTFAVDEDQFGKTQQRELKPGGANISVDNTNKDEYIKLVISWRFVSRVQEQMLAFLEGLGALVPLPLLKIFDEHELELLLCGIQHVDVRDWRANTLYKGDYHANHVVVQWFWRVVLSFSNEMRSRLLQFVTGTSRVPMNGFKELYGSNGPQLFTIEKWGTPDNYPRAHTCFNRIDLPPYESYQQLREKLVKAIEGSQGFAGVD is encoded by the exons ATGAGAGATAGGTCGTCGTCGACGATGCACAACATCCGGCCGATGGACCTGATACTGGAGTCGGGGCACGCGGAGTACCCGCACCGGCAGCGCAGCCGGTCTTCGTCGTGGTCGTGGCGGCGGCACAACGTGCTGTCGCTGCGACCGGAGCCGCGGTACTCGTTGCAACATGAG ACTGAACAGAACAGTTTCCTGCTCAGACTGAAGGTGGTGGGCGCCTACTCCCTCGCCAAGAAGGATATCTTTGGTGCTAG TGATCCATACGTCCGTGTAGAGCTTCAGACCGTCGAGGGGGATGTTACGATAGAAACTTTTTTAACTAAGACTAAGAAAAAG ACATTAAATCCAGTATGGAATCAGGAGTTTATATTCaga GTAAAACCAGCAGAACACAAGCTCCTAATCCAAGTATTCGACGAGAACCGTCTCACACGGGACGACTTTCTGGGCATGGCGGAGGTGCCTCTAGCCGCCGTGGAGGCCGAGCCCGCCggcgcgccgcgccccgcgcccgtcAAGTACCCGCTCAAGCCGCGCAGGTCCGT CGCCCGTTCGCGCGTGCGCGGCCACATCGAGGTATACCACGCTCTGATTGGTCGAGTCAGCGACGTGATTGCGTTGGGGACGACCGAAGACGCGCCGCCGTCGTCCAATGAGGACTGGGAGCTCGTGGAGCCGACCACTCAGAGGGGAGATGTGCAACCG GTGGCGCTGGCTGCTTCCCCCGTGGACGACGACG ACTGGGAGTTGGTCGACGCTAAT ACGATTGGGGGGGACCCCCTACCTTCAGGGTGGGAGGAGCGACAGGACGCCAACGGCAGGACATACTACGTGAACCACATCGCGCGCTCCACGCAATGGGAGCGGCCTACTTTAAC TCGCAACGTGAGTTCCGAATCGCACTCGGAGCGCATGGAGAACGCGGCCACGGAGTTCCAGCGCCGCTTCCACATCTCCAACGACAGCAACGAGCGAGCTGAACAACCCGCGCAGACCCCGCCCGCGCAGCCCCAG GAGGAAGTAAACAATAGGAGCGGGGAGTCTAACTCGTCAGAAGCCACGCCCTTCTCCACTCCGATCCGGACGCCCGAACCGGATCCGGAAACGGAGACGGAAGCCGTCCCGGACAGTCCGGAGAACGACCCGGACCTGCCGGACCACGACACTGCCGTACCGGACCACGCCGGACCGGCTACTGATGACACTCCGGAACAAACAGAACCGGAAAACCCAGAAACCACTAGTATAAGCAACGGAAACGActgtgataataataatttaagagaCACCGCCGAGGACGATGACGTGGTCTGCGCCAACGAGCGAGCGACAGAGACGGAAACAGCTGAACAGACAGAGACGGAAACAGCTCAAGAGAATAGTGATACGAACACCAACAACGAAACAGTACAAGATGAGACTGATTCGCGAGCCATCGACAACCAAACCGACGCCGTTAGCAACGAAGAAGCCAACCCTCAGAGTACTGACGAAGTCGACGCGGACGCAGATCGAGGGGAACCAGACGGGGTGGCGGAAGAGAATCAGGAAGTTTTGGAGGTGGACAACGAACTGTTGACGTTTGACGAGAATCATTTTAGTACCCCAATACAAGGCACGCCGCAGAGGTCGCCTCGGCAGCGCCGGCGGCGAACGACTGATAGTTCTGTGGATTCTGAG GACGAGGCGGACGCGCGCAGCACGGACAGCACGCGCAGCAGCGCCAGCTCCGCGCCCAGCCAGCCGCTGCCTAATAGCGAAG GGCTCCCCACGGGCTGGAGCATGCAGAAGGCGCCCAACGGGAGGATCTTCTTCATCGACCACAACGCCAAGACCACCACCTGGATCGACCCCCGGACAG GTTGTGCCTCAAGCTTACCGCACGtggcggcggggcgcgcgggcgacgcGGACTCGCTGGGTGCGCTGCCCGAGGGCTGGGAGGAGAGGGTGCACTCCGACGGACGCATCTTCTTCATAGACCACA ACACGCGAACAACCCAGTGGGAGGACCCGCGCCTCTCCAACCCGCAGATCGCGGGCCCCGCCGTGCCCTACAGCCGCGACTACAAGCGCAAGTACGAGTATCTCAAGAGCCAGCTGCGCAAACCG AGCAACGTGCCCAACAAGTTCGAGATCAAGGTGCGCCGCTCGTCGATCCTAGAGGACTCGTACCGCATCATCAGCTCCGTGTCGCGGCTCGACCTGCTCAAGACCAAGCTGTGGGTCGAGTTCGAGTCGGAGGTCGGACTTG ACTACGGCGGCCTAGCGCGCGAGTGGTTCTTCCTGCTCTCGAAGGAGATGTTCAACCCTTACTACGGGCTGTTCGAGTACTCGGCCATGGACAACTACACGTTGCAGATCAACCCGAGCAGCGGCGTGTGCAACGAGCAGCACCTGCACTACTTCACGTTCATAGGGCGAGTGGCCGGCATGGCCATGTACCACGGCAAGCTGCTGGAcg CATTCTTCATCCGTCCGTTCTACAAGATGATGCTGGGCAAGCAGATCGAGCTGCAGGACATGGAGTCCGTGGACCTCGAGTACTACAACTCGCTCATGTGGATCAAG GAGAACGACCCGTCAGAACTGGAGCTAACATTCGCAGTGGACGAAGACCAGTTCGGCAAGACGCAGCAACGGGAGCTGAAGCCGGGAGGCGCGAATATCTCCGTAGATAACACTAACAAGGACGAGTATATCAA GCTAGTGATCTCGTGGCGCTTCGTCTCGCGCGTCCAGGAACAAATGCTGGCCTTCCTCGAAGGCCTCGGAGCTTTAGTTCCACTTCCTCTGCTGAAGATCTTCGACGAGCATGAGCTGGAGCTGCTGCTGTGCGGCATCCAGCACGTGGACGTGCGCGACTGGCGCGCCAACACGCTGTACAAGGGCGACTACCACGCGAACCACGTCGTCGTGCAGTGGTTCTGGCGG GTGGTGCTCTCGTTCTCCAACGAGATGCGGTCCCGCTTACTCCAGTTCGTGACGGGCACCTCGCGCGTGCCCATGAACGGGTTCAAGGAGCTGTACGGCTCCAACGGGCCGCAGCTGTTTACTATTGAGAAGTGGGGCACGCCGGATAACTACCCGCGGGCGCATACTTG CTTCAACCGCATCGACCTGCCCCCGTACGAGAGCTACCAGCAGCTTCGCGAGAAGCTCGTGAAGGCCATCGAGGGCTCGCAGGGCTTCGCTGGCGTCGACTGA